DNA sequence from the Pedobacter sp. W3I1 genome:
CTCTACCGGAGGGGTAAATGATTGAGCATTTTTAATTAAAATCTCTTCATTTTTCTCAAAATCGGTATTCTTCTTCGGCGCTTCTACTGGCTTTTCAGTCTCAGGCTCGTCACGACGTATTTTACCAATCACTATTTGTTTGGCTTCTTCTCTTACGATCTTATCTCCCTGATACTCTTTCAATAAGGCGTTATACATGTCTCCCGTAAGTTTAAACATAGGGCTTTTCTCGGCAGAGAATCCCTTTTTGTTTAAAAACTCAACGGCTGTACCCATGCCTATATTAAGTTCTTTAATAGCTTTAATTAAAATGATTGGTTTGTCGTCTGACATTTAGCTCCTGTTATTGTTTTTTATTTAATACAAAAGTAGTGTTTATTTGGCAATTACACCACTTATTCAAATTCTGACTTCAAAATTTGAACCACTTCTTTAATGGTTTCCTCTTCAAGGTCGGTGCGTTTTACCAAATCTTCTACTGTAAGTGCTAATACACTCTTAGCAGTATCGCAACCGATAGCCTTTAATTCATCAATGATCCAGCTATCAATCTCATCTGAGAATTCTTCTAAATCTACATCCTCATCACTTTCTTCTCCAGCTTCGCGATACACATCAATTTCATAACCAGTTAATTTACCAGCTAGTTTAATGTTGTGTCCACCTCGTCCGATTGCTAATGAAACCTGATCTGGTTTTAAGTAAACCGATGCATGTTTAGTTTCATCATCCAATTTAATGGAGGTGATTTTTGCCGGGCTTAAAGCACGGGTAATGTATAATGAAATATTATTGGTGAAATTAATCACATCAATGTTTTCGTTTTTCAACTCGCGAACGATACCGTGAATACGTGATCCTTTCATACCCACACATGCGCCAACCGGATCGATACGATCGTCGTACGATTCAACAGCAACTTTAGCACGTTCTCCTGGCTCACGAACAATTTTCTTAACGGTAATTAAACCATCGAAAATTTCCGGAACTTCCTGTTCGAACAGGCGTTGCAAAAATTCTGGTGCTGTTCTCGAAATGATAATTTTCGGGTTCGCGTTGATCATTTCTACTTTAGAGATTACTGCTCTCACAGAATCGCCTTTTTTGAAATAATCTGCTGGGATCTGCTCCGTTTTAGGCATTAAAAGTTCGTTACCTTCATCATCTAAAACCAACGTTTCTTTCTTCCAAACCTGATAAACTTCACCCGTTACGATTTCGCCTACTCTATCTTTATATTTTTTGAAGATTTCGTCTTTCTCTAATTCCAATACTTTAGATACCAGCGTTTGACGGGCAGCTAAAATTGCTCTACGGCCAAAGCTCTCTAAAGTAATCTGTTCGATATAATCATCGCCAACTTCTAAAGTACTGTCTAATTTAGAAACTTCAGCAAGCTCGATCTCTAAATCATCATCCTCAGAAAAACCGTCTTCCATTACTTTTCTCGTTCTCCAGATCTCCAAATCCCCATTATCCGGATTCACGATAACATCACAGTTTTCGTCTGTTCCGTATTTTTTACGCAACATGCTACGAAAAACTTCTTCCAGCACACTGATCACCGTTGGGCGATCTATATTTTTGAAATCCTTAAACTCTTGAAAAGAGTCGATCAAATTAATTGTTGTAGTACTCATTTTTTTAATTATGATTAAATTGATTGTTAAGATTACACAGATTATCTATGCAACAAGCCAATCCTACTATTTAAAACTTACTAAAACTGTTGTTTCTAATATATCATTAAACGGAACAACTGTTTCAATTGCTACCGCCTTTTTCCCTTTTTCTTTAATCGATTCTTCAATCAGCAGATTATTTTCTGTAACCGCCAGCAGTTTCCCTTCTTTTTTCAAACCCTCTTTTAACTTAACGCTTACCGTACGGCCAATATTTTTATTGTACTGACGGATTAATTTTAAAGGCTCGCCAACACCCGGCGAAGAAACTTCTAAATTATAAGCCTGTTCTATTGTGTTTTCTTCTTCGAGATGAAAACCAACATGCCTGCTTATGGCCACACAATCCTGTATGCTAATACCTTCGTCGCCATCAACATGGATAATTAATTTATTGTTTGGCAACATTTTCACTTCAACCAAAAACAGTTCTGGCCGATCTGCTATTTTTTCCTCAACGAGGGCTGCAACTCTCTTTTCTACCTGCATATTTTAACCTGATTTCATAGAAAAAGGGGACATTGTCCCCTTCTCTTTTCTTCGATTACGATGCAAATGTAGTAATTTTTTAGAAAAAATCAAACACTTGCACTAATTATTATGCTGATTATTACCGTTTAAGTATTTGTCGCTGTGCTTTTAAATTCTGCTTACCATTACCTGTAATCAGATCGCCCATGGTTGCAAATTTTATTCCAATGTAACTCTCAACCAGATATTCTTTACCCTTAAGAAAAGGCTGATCGGGATTAAATACAAGTGAATCGCCAAGTATCTTAACCTTACCGGGCACTTCGAGCTCATCCTGGATACTGTCCAGATCGCCCGGTTTTATCAAAACAGAAACCATATTAATTGCATCCCCGTTAGCCTTATAGGCATTTTTAACCTGTAAGAGACTTGCCTCATCAATATTTTTAATTATTATTGATGAACTATCCCCTGAAAACTTAATTATTGGCCTGTTGTTTGCATTCGAACATGAAAGTGCAAATAGGGCAACAGCAATTGCGGCCTGGTATTTAAAAAAGCATTTAAACATTTACAAAAATAAACAATTATGAGATTTATTATCGAAATCCTTTTGATGGGATTAGCCTTTTTTATCGGTGCAAGAATAGTGCCCGGTGTACATGTAGATGGTTATGCAACATCCATTATTGCTGCCGTACTGGTAGCACTTGCAAACTCAACCATCGGGTTCATTTTAAGGCTATTAACATTCCCGGTTAATTTCCTTACACTTGGATTGGTATCATTTATCATTACCGTTTTAATGATTTTATTGGTTGATAACATAATGCCCTCGTTTAACACTTCGGGCTTTATTGCTGCTGCATTACTGGCTATAGTTGTAGCCTTAATTAAAGCAGTGTTTAGCGCTGTAGTTGGGGAGAAAGAATAGTTCAGTTTTCAGTTGGCGGTTTTCAATCCGAACTGCCAACTGAAAATTGATAACTGGAAACTAACGAATCACTTCTCTCGAAATCACCATTTTCTGAATCTCAGAAGTTCCTTCATATATCTGGGTGATTTTAGCATCGCGCATTAAGCGTTCTACGTGGTATTCTTTTACAAAACCATAACCACCATGCACCTGTACCGCTTCAATGGTTACATCCATCGCCACTTTAGAAGCAAACAATTTTGCCATAGAACCGGCCTGTGTGTAAGGTAAACCCTGATCTTTTAACCAGGCAGCTTTATAAACCAATAACCTGGCGGCTTCGATCTGCGTGGCCATATCGGCCAGTTTAAAAGCAATGGCCTGATGTTCAGCAATTGGTTTCCCGAATGACTTACGTTCTTTAGCATACCGTGTGGCTAACTCGAAAGCGCCTTGTGCTATACCTAAAGCCTGGGCCGCAATGCCTATCCTCCCGCCTTCTAATGTTTTCATGGCAAATTTGAAACCAAAACCATCTTCGCCAATTCTATTTTCTTTTGGCACTTTAACATCATTAAACATCAATGAATGCGTATCAGAGCCACGGATGCCCAATTTAT
Encoded proteins:
- a CDS encoding phage holin family protein, producing MRFIIEILLMGLAFFIGARIVPGVHVDGYATSIIAAVLVALANSTIGFILRLLTFPVNFLTLGLVSFIITVLMILLVDNIMPSFNTSGFIAAALLAIVVALIKAVFSAVVGEKE
- the nusA gene encoding transcription termination factor NusA codes for the protein MSTTTINLIDSFQEFKDFKNIDRPTVISVLEEVFRSMLRKKYGTDENCDVIVNPDNGDLEIWRTRKVMEDGFSEDDDLEIELAEVSKLDSTLEVGDDYIEQITLESFGRRAILAARQTLVSKVLELEKDEIFKKYKDRVGEIVTGEVYQVWKKETLVLDDEGNELLMPKTEQIPADYFKKGDSVRAVISKVEMINANPKIIISRTAPEFLQRLFEQEVPEIFDGLITVKKIVREPGERAKVAVESYDDRIDPVGACVGMKGSRIHGIVRELKNENIDVINFTNNISLYITRALSPAKITSIKLDDETKHASVYLKPDQVSLAIGRGGHNIKLAGKLTGYEIDVYREAGEESDEDVDLEEFSDEIDSWIIDELKAIGCDTAKSVLALTVEDLVKRTDLEEETIKEVVQILKSEFE
- the rimP gene encoding ribosome assembly cofactor RimP; amino-acid sequence: MQVEKRVAALVEEKIADRPELFLVEVKMLPNNKLIIHVDGDEGISIQDCVAISRHVGFHLEEENTIEQAYNLEVSSPGVGEPLKLIRQYNKNIGRTVSVKLKEGLKKEGKLLAVTENNLLIEESIKEKGKKAVAIETVVPFNDILETTVLVSFK